From one Pempheris klunzingeri isolate RE-2024b chromosome 5, fPemKlu1.hap1, whole genome shotgun sequence genomic stretch:
- the mlc1 gene encoding membrane protein MLC1 isoform X2, which produces MMQCDELSAREEFTYSHMPTLERSSSGTLGRRGDRGAERRPDRGERCRPERDSYTVDVRASDLQLAQPEPLKHPCFSYRAWLYSVLIGGSLLITSGFSLYLGNVFPVAMDYLRCAAGSGLPAAIASFAIAKNRHVAVSDFQVVYVSTFAVTTTCLVWFGCKLVLNPSAVNINFNLILMILLEVLMASTVILSARSAEDCCCHRKPVTHDRQMVMTPAVFPTRLLKAYSVIEVIVGISAVFGGIIALNMDALLPGPYLSVTFFWILVACFPSAIASHVVSEYPNKCLVEVLIAISSVTSPLLFSASGFLSCSVISFIEIFLHDVPTAKQSYDILLLILMVLLLVQAVLTSATVVHCASYKSQLRMGAPECEESMHTSTHYFEQASNGTLQDFDKDRAWKAVVVQMAQ; this is translated from the exons AAGGCCAGACAGGGGGGAGCGGTGTAGGCCCGAGCGGGACAGCTACACAGTGGACGTGAGGGCCAGTGACCTGCAGCTGGCCCAGCCGGAGCCGCTAAAGCACCCCTGCTTCAGCTACAGGGCCTGGCTCTACAGTGTCCTCATAGGG ggcAGTCTGCTTATCACATCTGGTTTCTCTCTGTACCTGGGAAATGTGTTTCCTGTTGCCATGGACTACCTGCGCTGTGCTGCAGGCTCT GGCCTCCCTGCAGCGATAGCCAGTTTTGCCATTGCAAAGAACAGACATGTTGCT gtGTCAGACTTCCAGGTGGTTTACGTGTCAACATTTGCTGTGACGACCACCTGCCTTGTTTGGTTTGGATGTAAACTGGTCCTGAACCCTTCTGCCGTCAAT ATCAACTTTAACCTCATCCTGATGATTTTGCTGGAGGTGTTGATGGCCAGCACTGTCATCCTGTCAGCCCGCTCTGCAGaagactgctgctgccacaggaag CCTGTGACACATGACAGGCAGATGGTCATGACCCCTGCAGTGTTCCCCACTCGACTCCTTAAAGCATATTCT GTGATCGAGGTAATCGTGGGAATTTCTGCTGTATTTGGAGGAATCATTGCACTCAACATGGATGCTTTGCTACCTGGTCCCTACCTGTCTGTCACATTTTTCTGGATTCTTGTGGCT tgttttccaaGTGCTATTGCCAGTCATGTTGTTTCAGAATACCCCAATAAATGTCTG GTGGAGGTGCTGATTGCTATCAGCAGTGTGACGTCTCCCCTGCTCTTTTCAGCCTCCGGCTTCCTCTCTTGCAGTGTGATCAGCTTTATTGAAATTTTTCTGCATGATGTGCCTACAGCCAAG cAATCCTACGACATACTGCTGTTGATTctgatggtgctgctgctggtgcaggCAGTTCTAACTTCAGCCACTGTGGTGCACTGTGCCTCCTACAAGAGCCAGCTCCGCATGGGGGCTCCAGAGTGCGAGGAGAGCATGCACACATCGACCCATTACTTTGAG CAAGCATCCAATGGAACGCTGCAGGATTTCGACAAAGACAGAGCCTGGAAGGCAGTAGTGGTCCAAATGGCCCAATGA
- the mlc1 gene encoding membrane protein MLC1 isoform X1 has protein sequence MMQCDELSAREEFTYSHMPTLERSSSGTLGRRGDRGAERRPDRGERCRPERDSYTVDVRASDLQLAQPEPLKHPCFSYRAWLYSVLIGGSLLITSGFSLYLGNVFPVAMDYLRCAAGSGLPAAIASFAIAKNRHVAVSDFQVVYVSTFAVTTTCLVWFGCKLVLNPSAVNINFNLILMILLEVLMASTVILSARSAEDCCCHRKPVTHDRQMVMTPAVFPTRLLKAYSVIEVIVGISAVFGGIIALNMDALLPGPYLSVTFFWILVACFPSAIASHVVSEYPNKCLVEVLIAISSVTSPLLFSASGFLSCSVISFIEIFLHDVPTAKQSYDILLLILMVLLLVQAVLTSATVVHCASYKSQLRMGAPECEESMHTSTHYFEQQASNGTLQDFDKDRAWKAVVVQMAQ, from the exons AAGGCCAGACAGGGGGGAGCGGTGTAGGCCCGAGCGGGACAGCTACACAGTGGACGTGAGGGCCAGTGACCTGCAGCTGGCCCAGCCGGAGCCGCTAAAGCACCCCTGCTTCAGCTACAGGGCCTGGCTCTACAGTGTCCTCATAGGG ggcAGTCTGCTTATCACATCTGGTTTCTCTCTGTACCTGGGAAATGTGTTTCCTGTTGCCATGGACTACCTGCGCTGTGCTGCAGGCTCT GGCCTCCCTGCAGCGATAGCCAGTTTTGCCATTGCAAAGAACAGACATGTTGCT gtGTCAGACTTCCAGGTGGTTTACGTGTCAACATTTGCTGTGACGACCACCTGCCTTGTTTGGTTTGGATGTAAACTGGTCCTGAACCCTTCTGCCGTCAAT ATCAACTTTAACCTCATCCTGATGATTTTGCTGGAGGTGTTGATGGCCAGCACTGTCATCCTGTCAGCCCGCTCTGCAGaagactgctgctgccacaggaag CCTGTGACACATGACAGGCAGATGGTCATGACCCCTGCAGTGTTCCCCACTCGACTCCTTAAAGCATATTCT GTGATCGAGGTAATCGTGGGAATTTCTGCTGTATTTGGAGGAATCATTGCACTCAACATGGATGCTTTGCTACCTGGTCCCTACCTGTCTGTCACATTTTTCTGGATTCTTGTGGCT tgttttccaaGTGCTATTGCCAGTCATGTTGTTTCAGAATACCCCAATAAATGTCTG GTGGAGGTGCTGATTGCTATCAGCAGTGTGACGTCTCCCCTGCTCTTTTCAGCCTCCGGCTTCCTCTCTTGCAGTGTGATCAGCTTTATTGAAATTTTTCTGCATGATGTGCCTACAGCCAAG cAATCCTACGACATACTGCTGTTGATTctgatggtgctgctgctggtgcaggCAGTTCTAACTTCAGCCACTGTGGTGCACTGTGCCTCCTACAAGAGCCAGCTCCGCATGGGGGCTCCAGAGTGCGAGGAGAGCATGCACACATCGACCCATTACTTTGAG CAGCAAGCATCCAATGGAACGCTGCAGGATTTCGACAAAGACAGAGCCTGGAAGGCAGTAGTGGTCCAAATGGCCCAATGA